One genomic segment of Paraburkholderia hospita includes these proteins:
- a CDS encoding (2Fe-2S)-binding protein: MSTTLILNGKSTTLDADPNMPLLWAIREVAGLHGTKFGCGMAQCGACTVHLEGQPIRSCITPLAAVEGRHITTIEGLQGKPAKAVQAAWVKLQVPQCGYCQSGQIMSAAALLVQNPKPSDADIDAAMSGNICRCATYTRIRAAIHDAADAMGA; the protein is encoded by the coding sequence ATGTCCACCACTCTGATTCTCAACGGCAAGTCCACAACACTGGACGCCGATCCCAACATGCCGCTGCTCTGGGCTATCCGCGAAGTCGCCGGTCTGCATGGAACAAAGTTCGGCTGCGGGATGGCGCAGTGCGGCGCGTGCACGGTTCATCTCGAAGGCCAGCCGATCCGCTCGTGCATCACGCCGCTCGCAGCTGTCGAAGGCCGTCACATCACGACGATCGAAGGATTGCAGGGCAAGCCGGCCAAGGCCGTGCAGGCCGCGTGGGTGAAACTGCAGGTGCCGCAGTGCGGCTACTGTCAGTCCGGGCAGATCATGTCCGCTGCCGCGCTGCTCGTGCAAAACCCCAAGCCGTCCGACGCCGACATCGACGCCGCGATGAGCGGCAACATCTGCCGCTGTGCGACCTACACGCGCATTCGCGCGGCGATTCACGACGCCGCCGACGCGATGGGAGCGTAA